One Salinimonas marina DNA segment encodes these proteins:
- a CDS encoding pyridoxamine 5'-phosphate oxidase family protein, which produces MPGWNQRLTKSLHQAKSQPESRYFQLATLTEDLVPANRTVVFRYLDETDHSLVVVSDTRSAKWSELALQPKASVCWYFSKSREQFRFVVHGEGYTRETAPQLIDKQWSKLSDAGRKQYFWGLPGSARQSNAPLRVTQDMSQAPPHFCVLKLIIKSVDYLSLQGNPQYREKHWLDEAGQWVSQPLVP; this is translated from the coding sequence ATGCCAGGCTGGAATCAACGTCTTACCAAAAGTTTGCATCAGGCTAAGAGTCAGCCGGAAAGCCGCTATTTTCAGCTCGCGACCCTGACCGAAGATCTGGTTCCGGCAAATCGAACGGTGGTATTTCGCTACCTCGACGAAACCGATCATTCGTTAGTGGTGGTATCGGATACCCGTTCGGCCAAATGGTCTGAGCTTGCACTGCAACCTAAAGCCTCGGTTTGCTGGTATTTTTCCAAGAGCAGAGAACAATTCCGGTTTGTGGTACATGGTGAAGGCTATACCCGTGAAACTGCACCACAGCTTATTGATAAACAGTGGTCTAAGCTGTCTGATGCTGGGCGAAAGCAATATTTTTGGGGCTTACCCGGAAGCGCCCGCCAAAGCAATGCGCCGCTGCGGGTGACCCAAGATATGAGTCAGGCACCCCCGCATTTTTGTGTGCTTAAACTCATCATTAAAAGTGTGGATTACCTGTCATTACAGGGTAACCCTCAATATCGGGAAAAACACTGGCTGGATGAGGCAGGGCAGTGGGTGTCACAACCCCTTGTCCCATAA
- a CDS encoding TatD family hydrolase, with protein MFVDSHCHLDRLKMDEAQLQDTLNFARNRGVEHFLCVSVSVKDFDQMYAKVSQFDDVSVSCGVHPLHQEDACSYEALLEKAAKPEVVAVGETGLDYFYSADTKEVQQQSFVDHIKVANAVEKPLIIHTRDAREDTIAMLKEHKSPATKGVLHCFTESLEMARTAMEMDFYISISGIVTFNSAAELQEVVKEIPLERLLIETDSPWLAPVPHRGKQNQPGFVVEVAEFVADLKGVSVAELAQATTENFYRLFDRVQPSTQV; from the coding sequence TTGTTTGTAGATTCTCATTGTCATCTGGATCGATTAAAAATGGACGAAGCACAGCTTCAGGATACGCTGAATTTTGCCCGTAACCGTGGCGTCGAGCACTTTTTGTGCGTAAGTGTTTCGGTCAAAGATTTTGATCAGATGTACGCCAAAGTAAGTCAGTTTGATGATGTGTCAGTAAGCTGTGGTGTGCATCCTTTGCATCAGGAAGATGCCTGCTCGTATGAGGCGTTATTGGAAAAAGCGGCTAAACCTGAAGTGGTGGCCGTGGGCGAGACAGGTCTGGATTACTTTTATAGCGCGGATACCAAAGAGGTCCAGCAACAATCGTTTGTTGATCATATCAAGGTCGCCAATGCTGTTGAAAAACCGCTGATTATCCATACCCGCGATGCACGCGAAGATACCATTGCGATGCTCAAAGAACACAAATCACCGGCTACTAAAGGGGTGCTACACTGCTTTACCGAGTCCTTGGAAATGGCCCGGACTGCTATGGAGATGGACTTTTATATTTCTATTTCAGGCATAGTCACCTTTAATTCTGCTGCTGAATTACAAGAGGTGGTTAAGGAAATACCCCTGGAGCGCTTACTTATTGAGACCGATTCGCCCTGGCTGGCGCCAGTGCCTCATCGTGGTAAGCAAAATCAGCCCGGTTTTGTGGTTGAAGTCGCCGAATTTGTTGCTGATTTAAAAGGCGTTTCGGTGGCGGAGCTGGCACAAGCCACCACCGAAAATTTTTACCGGTTGTTTGACCGGGTACAACCTTCAACACAGGTCTGA
- the holB gene encoding DNA polymerase III subunit delta' → MLIPGWLTPRFEKLISRLTAGRLHHGLLLTGPAGIGKQVLANALSNTILCKQRRPQGACGQCQACKLFAAGTHPDMAELTSEKQLGVDAIRQGISRLNATAQLNGNKVLVIPRAEKMTEPAANALLKTLEEPTNNTFILLLTARPQQLLPTIISRCEKHIFPAPASAEALQWLQEQGINDASPALLHAYGGAPFALLESLQQEKGLEYRAFSEGIEALLAGNKDAVTLSSEWQEHAERIVGWLQQYAHSQCVQYPEKASMDLFEACTRARKTLQNPGVNKAMILSCLLAEIKQAR, encoded by the coding sequence ATGCTGATTCCTGGCTGGCTGACCCCGCGTTTTGAAAAACTCATTAGCCGTCTCACCGCCGGACGTCTGCATCACGGGTTGTTGCTTACCGGTCCTGCCGGCATCGGTAAGCAGGTGTTGGCGAATGCGCTATCCAACACAATATTGTGTAAACAGCGTCGCCCGCAGGGGGCCTGCGGGCAGTGCCAGGCCTGTAAGCTATTTGCCGCGGGGACTCATCCGGACATGGCGGAGCTTACCAGCGAAAAGCAACTCGGAGTGGACGCTATCCGGCAGGGTATCAGCCGGTTAAATGCCACCGCCCAGCTCAATGGCAACAAGGTGCTGGTGATTCCGCGGGCGGAAAAAATGACCGAGCCGGCAGCAAATGCGCTATTGAAAACATTAGAAGAACCCACAAATAATACCTTCATTCTGTTACTCACAGCCCGGCCTCAGCAATTACTGCCGACGATAATCAGCCGTTGTGAGAAGCACATTTTCCCGGCGCCAGCTTCCGCCGAGGCGTTGCAATGGCTCCAGGAGCAGGGCATAAATGACGCCTCACCAGCATTGTTACATGCATACGGTGGTGCCCCTTTTGCTTTACTGGAGTCATTGCAGCAGGAAAAGGGCTTGGAATATCGGGCCTTTAGTGAAGGCATTGAAGCCTTGCTGGCCGGTAATAAAGATGCGGTTACCTTATCTTCTGAATGGCAGGAGCATGCGGAACGTATCGTCGGTTGGTTGCAGCAATATGCTCATAGTCAGTGTGTGCAATATCCGGAGAAGGCGTCGATGGACTTATTTGAGGCCTGCACTCGGGCACGCAAGACCCTGCAAAATCCAGGGGTGAATAAAGCCATGATCCTAAGCTGTCTGTTAGCCGAAATAAAACAAGCGCGCTAA
- the tmk gene encoding dTMP kinase, whose amino-acid sequence MQGKFVVVEGLEGAGKSSVISLMVDLIQQAGLTCQTTREPGGTPMAEAIRDCVKHPWPEEVAEETELMLMYAARKQLLVNKILPALKQGDWVVGDRHELSSQAYQGGGRQINAATMQTLSSLTLNGFKPDLTLYLDVEPATGLQRARGRGELDRIELSGLAFFERTRARYLELVQADSSIVTIDAMQDMAQVHAEVKRHISAFLPC is encoded by the coding sequence ATGCAGGGTAAATTTGTGGTCGTCGAAGGGCTGGAAGGAGCGGGTAAAAGCTCCGTTATCAGTTTGATGGTAGACCTGATTCAACAGGCCGGTTTAACCTGTCAAACCACCCGTGAACCTGGCGGTACGCCCATGGCCGAAGCTATTCGTGACTGTGTAAAGCACCCCTGGCCGGAAGAAGTGGCCGAAGAAACCGAATTAATGCTGATGTATGCTGCCCGCAAACAATTGTTAGTTAACAAAATTCTGCCCGCCCTGAAGCAGGGTGACTGGGTCGTGGGTGATCGCCACGAGCTGTCTTCGCAGGCTTATCAGGGGGGCGGCCGACAAATAAATGCTGCCACCATGCAAACCCTTAGCTCGCTCACGCTGAACGGGTTTAAACCTGATTTAACTTTGTATCTGGATGTGGAGCCGGCCACCGGCTTACAACGGGCACGCGGACGTGGCGAACTGGATAGAATAGAGTTGTCTGGTTTAGCCTTTTTTGAAAGAACCCGGGCACGCTACCTTGAACTGGTCCAGGCAGACAGCAGTATTGTAACCATCGATGCTATGCAGGATATGGCTCAGGTACATGCAGAGGTTAAACGTCATATTAGTGCGTTTTTACCATGCTGA
- the mltG gene encoding endolytic transglycosylase MltG: MTRFKAMLAVLLTISIVAIGGIYFLFQQRSVPLNLTTPSLITIAKGSSAHRVLKQLEQQSMLPVHPLVGKIWLKVGLLEPRVKAGTYKLQPGMTVSEAFSQFNRAEEAQFSISLIDGLTFSQWQQILSSHPYVEDDLTPEKLNELSKVWAEQTGTAPPSLEGLFLADTYQFTYQTRASQILRRAMLAMSDLLASQWPQRAADIPLKSAYEALILASIIEKETAVPAERAEIAGVFSNRLHQNMRLQTDPTVIYGIGESFDGNLTRAHLREKTAYNTYVIRGLPPTPIAMAGRPAIRAALQPATTEALYFVARGDGSHQFSTTLQQHNAAVRKYQLQNR, translated from the coding sequence ATGACACGTTTTAAAGCCATGCTTGCGGTATTGTTAACCATTTCTATCGTCGCCATTGGTGGGATCTATTTTTTGTTTCAACAACGTTCGGTGCCACTGAATCTAACCACGCCTTCGCTGATCACGATTGCAAAAGGCAGTTCAGCGCATCGGGTATTAAAGCAGTTAGAGCAGCAGAGCATGCTGCCGGTCCACCCTCTGGTGGGGAAAATCTGGCTGAAAGTAGGGCTTTTGGAACCCCGGGTGAAAGCAGGGACATACAAGTTACAGCCGGGAATGACCGTCAGTGAGGCGTTTTCCCAATTTAACCGCGCCGAAGAAGCGCAGTTTTCGATCAGTCTTATTGATGGGCTTACCTTTTCCCAATGGCAACAGATATTAAGCAGTCATCCGTATGTGGAGGATGATCTTACACCCGAAAAATTAAATGAGCTTAGTAAGGTATGGGCTGAGCAAACCGGGACCGCGCCACCCTCGCTGGAAGGATTATTTTTAGCTGACACCTATCAGTTCACATATCAAACCCGGGCTTCCCAGATATTACGACGGGCGATGCTGGCGATGAGTGACCTGTTGGCCAGTCAGTGGCCGCAGCGGGCCGCAGATATACCGCTTAAATCCGCCTATGAGGCATTAATCCTGGCTTCTATAATCGAAAAAGAAACCGCGGTGCCCGCAGAGCGTGCTGAAATTGCGGGCGTATTTAGCAACCGTTTACATCAGAATATGCGCTTACAAACGGATCCCACGGTGATTTACGGCATCGGTGAATCCTTTGACGGTAATTTGACCCGTGCCCATTTACGGGAAAAAACAGCGTACAATACTTACGTGATTCGGGGCTTACCGCCCACTCCCATCGCCATGGCAGGACGGCCCGCGATACGGGCTGCCTTACAACCGGCCACCACCGAAGCGCTGTATTTTGTGGCTCGGGGCGATGGTTCACATCAGTTTTCAACAACATTACAGCAACACAATGCGGCTGTAAGAAAATATCAGCTTCAGAACAGGTAA
- the pabC gene encoding aminodeoxychorismate lyase, which produces MTEFAINDRLPNYGDGLFTTMLVNNGRIALFAGHVARLQHNAQRLGIALNTEHLQHEMRQQARQLGDGTLKLLVSAGAGGRGYKRDPASMPGLHFSGSAYPAHYRQWQAAGIGMGLSTVTLARQPALAGLKHTNRLEQVLIKQAMPDQVDDVLVCDTQGMLIEASAANVFWRIGQRWFTPDLSYSGVAGVMREFVLAQFAANGVLCEIGQYASGTLAQASNVFICNALMQMVPVHTLQLNHQTYRFPIDDVLSLQRQWQPAFQDEYDTF; this is translated from the coding sequence GTGACAGAGTTTGCCATCAACGATCGCCTGCCCAATTATGGCGATGGGTTATTCACTACCATGCTGGTAAATAACGGCAGAATTGCATTGTTTGCAGGCCATGTTGCCCGGCTACAACACAATGCCCAGCGCCTGGGAATAGCATTAAATACCGAGCATCTGCAGCATGAGATGCGACAACAGGCCCGGCAATTGGGGGACGGCACCCTCAAGCTGTTGGTTAGTGCCGGCGCCGGAGGTAGGGGCTATAAACGCGATCCTGCCAGTATGCCGGGATTACACTTTTCCGGCTCGGCATATCCGGCGCATTACCGGCAATGGCAAGCCGCCGGGATCGGTATGGGATTAAGCACGGTTACCCTGGCCAGACAACCCGCTCTGGCCGGGCTGAAACACACCAATCGCCTGGAGCAGGTTCTGATAAAACAGGCGATGCCGGACCAGGTAGATGATGTACTGGTTTGTGATACCCAGGGTATGCTGATCGAAGCCAGTGCGGCCAATGTATTCTGGCGTATCGGCCAGCGCTGGTTTACCCCGGATTTAAGTTACAGTGGGGTGGCCGGCGTTATGCGTGAATTTGTGCTGGCTCAGTTTGCTGCTAATGGGGTTTTGTGTGAAATAGGGCAGTATGCAAGCGGTACGCTGGCACAGGCCAGTAATGTGTTTATCTGCAACGCGCTGATGCAGATGGTTCCGGTACATACCTTGCAGCTAAACCATCAAACATATAGGTTTCCAATTGACGACGTACTTAGCCTGCAGCGTCAGTGGCAACCGGCATTTCAGGATGAATATGACACGTTTTAA
- the fabF gene encoding beta-ketoacyl-ACP synthase II — protein sequence MTKRRVVVTGLGMLSPLAQSVDATWRKVLAGESGIGEITHFDCSNYSTRFAGQVNDFDPQEYIDKKDAKKMDRFIQFGIAAGKQALADSGLKIDATNAGRVGVAIGSGIGGLELIEQNHQKLLNSGPKRVSPFFVPSTITNMISGFLSIMEGLKGPNLNVVTACTTGVHNLGIAARTIAYGDADAMLAGGAEASITPLALAGFASARALSSRNDNPQAASRPWDTDRDGFVMGEGAGVVMLEEYEAAKARGATIYGELVGFGMSGDAYHMTSPPEDGEGAASAMENALNDAGIEKSEIGYINAHGTSTPAGDKAEVAAVKRVFGEHAANLMVSSTKSMTGHLLGAAGSVEAIFTLLSLRDKVAPPTINLDNPGEGCDLDFVAHQAKEYDAAYALCNSFGFGGTNGTLIFKRL from the coding sequence GTGACAAAACGTCGCGTAGTGGTTACTGGTCTTGGCATGTTATCTCCTCTGGCGCAATCGGTTGATGCAACCTGGCGTAAAGTGTTGGCTGGCGAAAGCGGCATTGGTGAGATAACACATTTTGACTGCAGTAACTATTCCACTCGTTTTGCCGGTCAGGTTAATGATTTTGACCCGCAAGAGTACATCGATAAAAAAGATGCAAAAAAGATGGACCGGTTTATCCAGTTTGGTATCGCTGCTGGTAAACAGGCCTTAGCAGATTCTGGTTTGAAGATTGATGCCACTAACGCCGGCCGCGTTGGTGTAGCGATAGGCTCTGGCATTGGCGGTCTAGAACTGATCGAACAAAATCATCAGAAACTGCTGAATAGCGGCCCGAAACGGGTTTCGCCGTTCTTTGTACCTTCTACCATTACCAATATGATTTCCGGGTTTCTTTCTATTATGGAAGGACTTAAAGGCCCGAATCTGAATGTAGTAACAGCCTGTACCACAGGTGTACATAACCTGGGTATTGCTGCACGTACCATCGCTTACGGTGATGCCGATGCAATGCTGGCAGGTGGGGCAGAAGCGTCAATTACCCCTTTGGCACTAGCCGGATTTGCTTCCGCGCGAGCCTTATCTTCACGCAACGACAATCCGCAAGCGGCCAGCCGTCCATGGGACACTGATCGTGACGGTTTTGTGATGGGTGAAGGCGCTGGGGTGGTGATGCTTGAAGAGTATGAAGCCGCAAAAGCACGGGGCGCCACCATTTATGGTGAGCTGGTTGGTTTTGGTATGAGTGGCGATGCCTATCATATGACCTCGCCGCCCGAAGATGGTGAAGGCGCCGCATCAGCGATGGAAAATGCGCTTAATGATGCCGGTATTGAGAAATCCGAGATTGGTTATATTAATGCCCATGGCACCTCGACACCCGCAGGCGATAAAGCGGAAGTGGCCGCGGTTAAACGCGTATTTGGCGAGCATGCCGCTAATCTTATGGTGAGTTCTACCAAGTCAATGACCGGGCACTTATTGGGTGCGGCCGGGTCTGTGGAGGCAATATTTACGTTATTGTCGTTACGTGACAAAGTGGCGCCACCGACCATTAACCTGGATAACCCGGGTGAAGGGTGTGATTTGGATTTTGTGGCGCACCAGGCAAAAGAGTATGATGCAGCTTATGCGCTGTGTAATTCTTTTGGGTTTGGCGGCACTAACGGGACCTTAATTTTTAAGCGACTGTGA
- the acpP gene encoding acyl carrier protein, whose amino-acid sequence MSNIEERVKKIIIEQLGVKEEEVKPEASFVDDLGADSLDTVELVMALEEEFDTEIPDEEAEKITTVQSAVDYINANKDA is encoded by the coding sequence ATGAGTAACATCGAAGAACGCGTTAAAAAGATCATCATCGAGCAGCTTGGCGTGAAAGAAGAAGAAGTAAAACCAGAAGCCTCTTTTGTTGACGATTTGGGCGCGGATTCACTTGATACCGTAGAGCTGGTTATGGCTCTGGAAGAAGAATTCGACACTGAAATTCCAGACGAAGAAGCTGAGAAAATTACTACAGTTCAGTCTGCTGTTGACTACATCAACGCAAACAAAGACGCGTAA
- the fabG gene encoding 3-oxoacyl-ACP reductase FabG, giving the protein MSDLEAKVVLVTGASRGIGKAIAEQLASQGATVYGTATSDKGAAAISDYLQASGGKGLCLNVTDQNSIDDVLKIIKDEAGGVDILVNNAGITRDNLLMRMKDDEWQDIINTNLNSIFSLSKAVLRGMMKKKHGRIVNVGSVVGSSGNPGQANYAAAKAGVIGFSKSLAREVASRGITVNVVSPGFIDTDMTKSLTDDQRDAISKDIPANRLGQPQEIAKTVAFLVGDGAAYITGETIHVNGGMYMS; this is encoded by the coding sequence ATGTCTGATCTTGAAGCCAAAGTTGTATTAGTTACCGGCGCCAGCCGTGGCATTGGTAAGGCCATTGCCGAGCAGCTGGCGAGCCAGGGCGCTACCGTTTATGGTACCGCGACCAGCGACAAAGGCGCCGCGGCCATCAGCGATTACCTGCAGGCTTCCGGGGGCAAAGGACTATGTCTGAATGTCACCGATCAAAACTCGATTGATGATGTGTTAAAGATCATTAAAGACGAAGCCGGGGGCGTGGATATTTTAGTGAATAATGCCGGTATCACCCGTGATAATCTGCTTATGCGCATGAAAGACGATGAATGGCAAGATATCATTAATACTAACTTAAATTCGATTTTCAGCTTGTCGAAAGCCGTTTTACGCGGCATGATGAAGAAAAAACATGGACGCATTGTTAATGTAGGTTCGGTAGTGGGCAGTTCGGGTAACCCTGGGCAGGCTAACTACGCAGCAGCCAAAGCAGGTGTCATTGGCTTTAGTAAATCACTGGCGCGCGAAGTTGCCTCACGTGGTATTACGGTCAATGTGGTTTCACCGGGTTTTATCGACACCGATATGACAAAATCATTAACAGACGATCAGCGGGATGCTATCTCCAAAGATATTCCTGCCAATCGGTTGGGCCAGCCTCAGGAAATCGCGAAAACCGTCGCATTTCTGGTGGGCGATGGCGCAGCGTACATCACCGGTGAAACCATCCACGTAAATGGTGGTATGTATATGAGCTAA
- the fabD gene encoding ACP S-malonyltransferase has product MTRTAFVFPGQGSQAPGMLKDLAQSYPEVEQTFNEASEALGYDLWDLVQNDTDNKLNETQVTQPALLTASVAIFRLLKQQGITADFMAGHSLGEYSALVCAGALEFSEAVKLVEARGQFMQQAVPADAGAMFAIIGLDDATIQDICQQTAIATGEVVAPVNYNSPGQVVIAGEKSATTQAGQACKDAGAKRALPLPVSVPSHCELMRPAADKLEEALASLTLKAPEVSVVNNVDVRVEQDVAKIRDALVRQLYCPVQWTASVEYLASQDVERIIEVGPGKVLSGLIKRIDKSIQAVAVNTPASLEAL; this is encoded by the coding sequence ATGACTCGTACAGCTTTTGTATTTCCTGGTCAGGGCTCTCAGGCGCCGGGAATGTTAAAAGACTTAGCGCAAAGCTACCCTGAAGTTGAACAAACCTTTAATGAGGCTTCTGAAGCGTTGGGTTACGACTTATGGGATCTGGTACAAAACGATACCGACAATAAGCTCAATGAAACTCAGGTAACACAACCTGCGCTGCTTACCGCCAGTGTGGCAATTTTCAGATTGTTAAAACAACAGGGCATCACCGCCGACTTTATGGCGGGGCACAGCTTAGGCGAGTACTCTGCCTTAGTGTGCGCCGGCGCACTGGAATTTTCAGAAGCAGTGAAACTGGTCGAAGCCCGCGGTCAATTTATGCAGCAGGCGGTGCCCGCCGATGCCGGTGCAATGTTTGCCATTATTGGCCTGGACGATGCCACCATTCAGGATATCTGCCAGCAGACGGCCATTGCCACCGGCGAAGTGGTGGCACCGGTGAATTACAATTCACCCGGTCAGGTGGTTATTGCGGGTGAAAAATCGGCTACCACCCAGGCTGGCCAGGCGTGTAAAGATGCGGGGGCAAAGCGAGCTTTGCCGCTGCCGGTGAGCGTGCCATCACATTGTGAACTTATGCGGCCGGCTGCGGATAAGCTGGAAGAGGCGTTGGCATCACTGACTCTCAAGGCACCGGAAGTGTCAGTGGTAAATAACGTAGATGTGCGGGTAGAGCAGGATGTGGCCAAAATCCGTGATGCGCTGGTACGTCAGCTTTATTGCCCGGTTCAATGGACCGCCAGCGTTGAATATCTTGCCAGCCAGGATGTTGAGCGCATTATCGAAGTGGGGCCGGGTAAAGTCTTATCAGGCCTTATCAAACGAATAGATAAATCAATTCAGGCGGTTGCGGTGAATACACCGGCCTCGCTGGAAGCATTGTAA
- a CDS encoding beta-ketoacyl-ACP synthase III — protein sequence MSNYSRIIGTGSYYPSEVRTNADLEVMVDTTDEWITDRTGIKERRIIGADETAATMGAQASKKALEAAGLEAHDIDMIVCATTSGRYALPSTACEIQQQLGMDEIPAFDVAAACAGFCYALSVADQYVKSGMAKRILVIGTDCLSRLIDPADRTMVILFGDAAGAAIIEASDEPGILSTHIQASGKYKDLLYVGNPTRGDEESIHTNWGAMKGNEVFKVAVTKLSELVEQTLAANNMDKSELDWLVPHQANFRIIKATAKKLNMPLDRVVMTLENYGNTSAATVPTALDAAIRDGRIKRGQNLLLEAFGGGFAWASALVRY from the coding sequence TTGAGTAATTATTCACGAATTATCGGGACCGGCAGTTATTATCCCAGCGAAGTGCGTACCAACGCAGATTTAGAAGTTATGGTAGATACCACCGATGAGTGGATCACTGATCGAACCGGCATTAAAGAACGCCGGATTATCGGGGCAGATGAAACCGCTGCCACCATGGGCGCACAAGCCAGTAAAAAAGCGTTGGAAGCCGCGGGCTTAGAAGCCCATGACATAGACATGATTGTTTGCGCCACTACCAGTGGTCGCTATGCATTACCCAGTACCGCCTGCGAGATTCAGCAGCAACTGGGGATGGATGAAATTCCGGCCTTTGACGTGGCCGCGGCCTGTGCTGGCTTTTGCTACGCCTTAAGCGTGGCTGATCAGTATGTAAAATCAGGGATGGCTAAACGCATTCTGGTTATCGGCACCGATTGTCTGAGCCGGCTGATTGATCCGGCCGACCGCACCATGGTGATTTTATTTGGTGATGCCGCTGGTGCTGCCATTATTGAAGCCAGTGATGAGCCAGGTATTTTATCGACTCATATTCAGGCATCCGGCAAATATAAAGATTTGTTGTATGTGGGCAATCCGACCCGGGGTGATGAAGAGTCAATTCACACCAACTGGGGCGCGATGAAAGGCAACGAAGTCTTTAAAGTAGCGGTGACCAAGCTTTCGGAACTGGTTGAGCAAACGCTGGCGGCGAACAATATGGATAAGTCTGAGCTGGACTGGCTGGTACCCCATCAGGCCAACTTCAGAATCATCAAAGCAACGGCCAAAAAGCTGAATATGCCGCTGGACCGGGTGGTTATGACGTTAGAAAACTACGGCAACACCTCAGCCGCAACCGTTCCTACGGCTCTGGATGCAGCCATCCGTGATGGTCGTATCAAGCGCGGCCAGAATTTGTTGCTTGAAGCCTTCGGCGGCGGCTTTGCGTGGGCCTCCGCGCTGGTGCGCTATTAA
- the rpmF gene encoding 50S ribosomal protein L32, producing MAVQKNRKTRSKRGMRRSHDALTCETLSVDSTSGETHRRHHVTADGYYKGKKVIER from the coding sequence ATGGCCGTACAAAAAAATCGTAAAACGCGTTCAAAGCGCGGTATGCGTCGTTCACACGATGCGTTGACATGCGAGACTTTGTCTGTCGACTCAACGTCAGGTGAAACGCATCGTCGTCATCACGTGACCGCTGATGGTTACTACAAAGGCAAAAAGGTTATCGAACGTTAA
- the yceD gene encoding 23S rRNA accumulation protein YceD: MQKVKLPYQVDPVKSAVKRSDYQGVIASKDMPRLQGAVVSCAEWVDAEVQFEKDAQGLTVFHGHLQTQVSLICERCNGEFDHSLDIDFCFSPVQGQDEADSLPEAYDPVEVNDHGIVDLFQVLEDELIIALPIVPLHAEEECAIGQDDMTFGEIEPEQERPNPFAVLKELKRDQE, translated from the coding sequence ATGCAGAAAGTGAAATTACCTTACCAGGTTGATCCGGTTAAAAGCGCTGTCAAACGTTCTGATTATCAGGGTGTCATTGCCAGCAAAGATATGCCACGTTTACAGGGTGCTGTAGTTAGCTGCGCCGAATGGGTGGACGCCGAAGTACAGTTTGAAAAAGACGCGCAGGGTCTTACTGTCTTTCACGGCCATCTACAAACGCAGGTATCACTTATCTGTGAGCGGTGTAACGGTGAATTTGATCATTCACTTGATATCGATTTTTGTTTCAGCCCAGTGCAGGGGCAGGACGAGGCCGATTCGTTACCCGAAGCTTACGATCCGGTAGAGGTCAACGACCATGGAATTGTCGATTTATTTCAAGTACTTGAAGACGAATTGATTATTGCTTTACCTATTGTACCCCTTCATGCAGAGGAGGAGTGCGCTATAGGTCAGGATGATATGACATTCGGTGAAATCGAACCGGAACAAGAGCGACCAAATCCGTTCGCGGTTTTGAAAGAACTTAAGCGAGACCAGGAGTAA
- a CDS encoding Maf family protein has product MQKIILASSSKYRQALLANLGIEASTIAPQIDETPRPEETGEQLALRLAIAKSEKIGQHHPEAVTIGSDQVAVLTHADESFSLMGKPGTIDNAVAQLRACAGNRVTFYTAVSLYTCERQVSAVEATEVWFCPLTEAAIRAYVEFEQPLDCAGSFKCEGVGALLFERIDGRDPNSLIGLPTMLLRDLFARLDIDLLALATTAR; this is encoded by the coding sequence ATGCAAAAAATTATTCTTGCGTCCTCTTCAAAATATCGTCAGGCGTTATTGGCCAACCTGGGTATTGAGGCCAGCACCATCGCTCCGCAGATAGATGAAACACCGCGGCCTGAAGAAACTGGTGAGCAGCTTGCCTTGCGTCTGGCTATCGCCAAATCCGAAAAAATCGGACAGCACCACCCAGAGGCGGTCACCATAGGGTCAGATCAGGTAGCAGTGCTCACCCATGCTGATGAATCGTTTTCATTAATGGGTAAGCCCGGCACCATCGATAATGCTGTTGCTCAGCTTCGAGCCTGCGCAGGCAACCGTGTTACCTTTTATACGGCGGTGAGTCTGTACACCTGTGAGCGCCAGGTAAGCGCGGTGGAAGCCACCGAGGTCTGGTTTTGTCCGCTCACCGAGGCAGCTATTCGCGCCTACGTTGAGTTTGAACAGCCGCTGGATTGTGCCGGTAGCTTTAAATGCGAAGGGGTTGGTGCATTATTATTTGAACGCATAGACGGACGCGATCCCAATAGCCTGATTGGATTGCCGACCATGTTGCTGCGCGATCTTTTTGCCCGACTGGATATCGATTTGCTGGCGCTGGCGACCACCGCGCGCTAA